The proteins below come from a single Cylindrospermopsis raciborskii Cr2010 genomic window:
- a CDS encoding YbaB/EbfC family nucleoid-associated protein, with protein MTGFGLVGRVKEIADAFKKAQEVQQGAKRLQEELEQMEIVGESGGGLVKVIISGNQEPKRVEISPNALNEGSDVLSDLVTAAMKDAYLKSTQTMRERMEELTGGLELPGF; from the coding sequence ATGACAGGATTTGGTTTGGTGGGAAGAGTAAAAGAAATAGCGGACGCTTTTAAGAAAGCTCAGGAAGTGCAACAAGGTGCCAAACGTCTACAAGAAGAATTGGAACAGATGGAAATTGTGGGCGAGTCTGGTGGTGGACTAGTTAAGGTGATTATTAGTGGTAACCAGGAACCTAAAAGGGTAGAAATTTCCCCAAATGCACTAAACGAGGGATCGGACGTGCTTTCTGATCTAGTGACAGCAGCAATGAAGGATGCTTATCTCAAGTCTACTCAGACTATGCGGGAACGCATGGAAGAGTTAACTGGTGGTCTGGAACTACCAGGATTTTAG